One Spodoptera frugiperda isolate SF20-4 chromosome 30, AGI-APGP_CSIRO_Sfru_2.0, whole genome shotgun sequence genomic window carries:
- the LOC118269544 gene encoding microtubule-associated protein tau isoform X6, whose protein sequence is MDANRAPTEARPLSSGLAGQEAPVSTQPQPPVRPLNRQDSRSAFPQQSPRPAAPLSQPRPQFQPGGPVTTTPQFAPRVGAPVARGPAPATTGPPGAQQVRPAPPTVRPFGPQSIAPQQGPRPIQSPTGQPLQRAPPPNNLQFGPRQPPLVGATTPDGGRPQIAGQQPNGTIRNGAPPAPGVQRQPSQGSLKGLDISNTYQTKSANLDNQNISSENPNVPKAENGIEGPGVAKGRSYSIAAAPGAPSPLKAEDDRRKSVSAIGGRIDEFISRSPGLGLIQEGKIESKENVRESKESIRSEASNDGGKEVPDRPESRLSGSKMTESFIGALPTSTPKKKVDDDDDVILQNNSTISRNATESAKPKEEFSDRSPSLTRSDDSPEPKQKPSMSPTVPMKSQSATPEPARPKTPKVEPKLETKTDTPKAVTPTNKTPSKSPLPDAKPPQHTPKKPNDLTSPIGSADVKKTPRKTASAPKSRPKDGDNDSGVDESTQGNDVNGSPGSPNKKIPSKLPMKEKSSNSLKTSLSRSSSKSATAKTPENPPPNEKKKVPMNKVQVGNAPSPNIKAVKSKIGSLDNATYKPGGGKVKIENRKLEFGNVTPKIAAKNEAYTPSGGVKKIVSTKLEWNAKSKIGSLQNTAYKPGGGDKKIETVKLDFKEKAKPKVASTVNITHKPGGGAVKSPVPAASQPPKSDENLNQQQC, encoded by the exons ATGGACGCTAACCGG gcGCCAACGGAGGCTCGCCCGCTGAGTTCAGGGTTGGCTGGTCAAGAAGCACCAGTTTCAACTCAGCCACAACCGCCAGTTCGTCCACTTAATAGGCAGGACTCTCGGTCAGCCTTTCCACAACAATCTCCGAGACCAGCGGCACCTCTATCACAACCCAGGCCGCAGTTTCAACCTGGAGGACCTGTTACTACAACTCCACAATTTGCACCAAGAGTAGGTGCACCAGTAGCAAGAGGTCCAGCCCCAGCTACAACTGGCCCTCCAGGAGCTCAACAAGTTCGGCCCGCTCCTCCTACAGTTCGACCTTTTGGTCCGCAATCCATTGCACCCCAACAAGGTCCTAGGCCAATTCAGTCACCGACAGGCCAGCCACTGCAACGTGCTCCTCCTCCGAACAACTTGCAGTTCGGCCCGAGGCAGCCACCACTTGTCGGTGCAACTACACCTGACGGAGGTAGACCACAGATTGCTGGACAGCAACCAAACGGTACAATAAGAAACGGTGCACCACCTGCGCCCGGAGTTCAGAGACAACCATCACAAGGCTCTCTGAAGGGTCTTGATATATCTAatacttatcaaacaaaatcaGCCAACCTGGATAACCAAAATATTTCAAGTGAAAACCCAAATGTCCCCAAGGCAGAAAATGGCATTGAAGGGCCTGGGGTGGCAAAAGGCAGGAGCTATAGCATTGCAGCAGCCCCCGGAGCCCCAAGTCCTTTGAAAGCGGAAGATGATCGGCGAAAGTCTGTCAGTGCTATTGGTGGAAGGATAGATGAATTTATTAGTCGCAGTCCAGGACTTGGTTTAATCCAAGAAGGAAAAATAGAAAGCAAAGAAAATGTACGGGAATCGAAGGAGAGCATTCGGTCAGAAGCTTCAAATGATGGAGGGAAAGAAGTTCCTGATCGCCCTGAATCTCGTTTATCTGGATCTAAAATGACAGAATCTTTTATTGGTGCATTACCCACATCAACACCAAAAAAGAAAGTTGATGACGACGACGACGTGATTCTGCAAAATAACTCAACTATTTCACGAAATGCAACTGAAAGTGCAAAACCAAAAGAAGAGTTTTCTGATCGCTCTCCATCTTTAACTCGCAGTGATGATTCTCCTGAACCTAAACAAAAACCATCAATGAGCCCAACTGTCCCTATGAAATCTCAAAGCGCTACCCCGGAACCTGCTCGTCCAAAAACTCCTAAAGTTGAACCAAAGTTAGAAACAAAGACAGATACCCCAAAGGCAGTAACCCCAACAAACAAGACTCCTTCAAAGTCTCCTTTACCAGATGCTAAGCCACCACAACACACACCGAAAAAGCCAAATGATTTAACTTCACCAATCGGTTCTGCAGATGTAAAGAAAACACCTCGTAAAACAGCGTCTGCGCCAAAATCTCGACCCAAAG atgGTGACAACGATAGCGGTGTCGATGAATCTACGCAAGGCAAT GATGTCAATGGATCTCCAGGTTCGCCTAATAAGAAAATCCCAAGCAAGCTCCCCATGAAGGAGAAGTCAAGTAACAGTTTGAAAACTAGCCTGTCACGGTCATCAAGCAAAAGTGCTACTGCTAAAACGCCGGAAAATCCACCACCAAATGAGAAAAAAA AGGTACCGATGAACAAAGTACAAGTTGGCAACGCTCCGTCGCCTAACATTAAAGCAGTAAAATCGAAAATTGGCTCATTAGATAATGCGACGTACAAGCCTGGCGGTGGAAAAGTTAAGATTGAAAACAGGAAATTAGAGTTTGGTAACGTAACGCCTAAAATTGCTGCTAAAAATGAAGCTTACACTCCAAGTGGTGGAGTTAAAAAG ATTGTGTCCACGAAATTAGAATGGAATGCAAAATCGAAGATTGGATCGCTGCAGAACACTGCGTACAAACCAGGTGGCGGTGACAAGAAGATTGAAACTGTCAAATTGGATTTCAAAGAAAAAGCTAAACCAAAAGTTGCTTCGACAGTCAACATCACTCATAAGCCTGGTGGCGGTGCTGTTAAG AGTCCAGTGCCAGCGGCATCGCAGCCTCCGAAATCCGACGAGAATTTGAATCAACAACAATGTTAA
- the LOC118269544 gene encoding microtubule-associated protein tau isoform X5 has translation MDANRAPTEARPLSSGLAGQEAPVSTQPQPPVRPLNRQDSRSAFPQQSPRPAAPLSQPRPQFQPGGPVTTTPQFAPRVGAPVARGPAPATTGPPGAQQVRPAPPTVRPFGPQSIAPQQGPRPIQSPTGQPLQRAPPPNNLQFGPRQPPLVGATTPDGGRPQIAGQQPNGTIRNGAPPAPGVQRQPSQGSLKGLDISNTYQTKSANLDNQNISSENPNVPKAENGIEGPGVAKGRSYSIAAAPGAPSPLKAEDDRRKSVSAIGGRIDEFISRSPGLGLIQEGKIESKENVRESKESIRSEASNDGGKEVPDRPESRLSGSKMTESFIGALPTSTPKKKVDDDDDVILQNNSTISRNATESAKPKEEFSDRSPSLTRSDDSPEPKQKPSMSPTVPMKSQSATPEPARPKTPKVEPKLETKTDTPKAVTPTNKTPSKSPLPDAKPPQHTPKKPNDLTSPIGSADVKKTPRKTASAPKSRPKDGDNDSGVDESTQGNDVNGSPGSPNKKIPSKLPMKEKSSNSLKTSLSRSSSKSATAKTPENPPPNEKKKVPMNKVQVGNAPSPNIKAVKSKIGSLDNATYKPGGGKVKIENRKLEFGNVTPKIAAKNEAYTPSGGVKKIVSTKLEWNAKSKIGSLQNTAYKPGGGDKKIETVKLDFKEKAKPKVASTVNITHKPGGGAVKSTVAKEGTRAIENQKLEFKAQSKVGSMDNVKHKPGGGDIKIFDDKEYIKQMSGQSPVPDSLGHSRQEPEYLYTFY, from the exons ATGGACGCTAACCGG gcGCCAACGGAGGCTCGCCCGCTGAGTTCAGGGTTGGCTGGTCAAGAAGCACCAGTTTCAACTCAGCCACAACCGCCAGTTCGTCCACTTAATAGGCAGGACTCTCGGTCAGCCTTTCCACAACAATCTCCGAGACCAGCGGCACCTCTATCACAACCCAGGCCGCAGTTTCAACCTGGAGGACCTGTTACTACAACTCCACAATTTGCACCAAGAGTAGGTGCACCAGTAGCAAGAGGTCCAGCCCCAGCTACAACTGGCCCTCCAGGAGCTCAACAAGTTCGGCCCGCTCCTCCTACAGTTCGACCTTTTGGTCCGCAATCCATTGCACCCCAACAAGGTCCTAGGCCAATTCAGTCACCGACAGGCCAGCCACTGCAACGTGCTCCTCCTCCGAACAACTTGCAGTTCGGCCCGAGGCAGCCACCACTTGTCGGTGCAACTACACCTGACGGAGGTAGACCACAGATTGCTGGACAGCAACCAAACGGTACAATAAGAAACGGTGCACCACCTGCGCCCGGAGTTCAGAGACAACCATCACAAGGCTCTCTGAAGGGTCTTGATATATCTAatacttatcaaacaaaatcaGCCAACCTGGATAACCAAAATATTTCAAGTGAAAACCCAAATGTCCCCAAGGCAGAAAATGGCATTGAAGGGCCTGGGGTGGCAAAAGGCAGGAGCTATAGCATTGCAGCAGCCCCCGGAGCCCCAAGTCCTTTGAAAGCGGAAGATGATCGGCGAAAGTCTGTCAGTGCTATTGGTGGAAGGATAGATGAATTTATTAGTCGCAGTCCAGGACTTGGTTTAATCCAAGAAGGAAAAATAGAAAGCAAAGAAAATGTACGGGAATCGAAGGAGAGCATTCGGTCAGAAGCTTCAAATGATGGAGGGAAAGAAGTTCCTGATCGCCCTGAATCTCGTTTATCTGGATCTAAAATGACAGAATCTTTTATTGGTGCATTACCCACATCAACACCAAAAAAGAAAGTTGATGACGACGACGACGTGATTCTGCAAAATAACTCAACTATTTCACGAAATGCAACTGAAAGTGCAAAACCAAAAGAAGAGTTTTCTGATCGCTCTCCATCTTTAACTCGCAGTGATGATTCTCCTGAACCTAAACAAAAACCATCAATGAGCCCAACTGTCCCTATGAAATCTCAAAGCGCTACCCCGGAACCTGCTCGTCCAAAAACTCCTAAAGTTGAACCAAAGTTAGAAACAAAGACAGATACCCCAAAGGCAGTAACCCCAACAAACAAGACTCCTTCAAAGTCTCCTTTACCAGATGCTAAGCCACCACAACACACACCGAAAAAGCCAAATGATTTAACTTCACCAATCGGTTCTGCAGATGTAAAGAAAACACCTCGTAAAACAGCGTCTGCGCCAAAATCTCGACCCAAAG atgGTGACAACGATAGCGGTGTCGATGAATCTACGCAAGGCAAT GATGTCAATGGATCTCCAGGTTCGCCTAATAAGAAAATCCCAAGCAAGCTCCCCATGAAGGAGAAGTCAAGTAACAGTTTGAAAACTAGCCTGTCACGGTCATCAAGCAAAAGTGCTACTGCTAAAACGCCGGAAAATCCACCACCAAATGAGAAAAAAA AGGTACCGATGAACAAAGTACAAGTTGGCAACGCTCCGTCGCCTAACATTAAAGCAGTAAAATCGAAAATTGGCTCATTAGATAATGCGACGTACAAGCCTGGCGGTGGAAAAGTTAAGATTGAAAACAGGAAATTAGAGTTTGGTAACGTAACGCCTAAAATTGCTGCTAAAAATGAAGCTTACACTCCAAGTGGTGGAGTTAAAAAG ATTGTGTCCACGAAATTAGAATGGAATGCAAAATCGAAGATTGGATCGCTGCAGAACACTGCGTACAAACCAGGTGGCGGTGACAAGAAGATTGAAACTGTCAAATTGGATTTCAAAGAAAAAGCTAAACCAAAAGTTGCTTCGACAGTCAACATCACTCATAAGCCTGGTGGCGGTGCTGTTAAG TCTACAGTTGCAAAAGAGGGAACGAGAGCT ATCGAAAATCAAAAATTGGAATTCAAAGCACAAAGTAAAGTGGGCTCCATGGATAACGTAAAGCATAAACCCGGAGGCGGTGACATCAAAATTTTCGATGACAAAGAGTACATCAAGCAGATGTCGGGCCAGTCGCCGGTGCCAGACAGTCTCGGCCATTCTCGACAGGAG ccagaatatttatacacattttattga